Proteins co-encoded in one Coxiella burnetii genomic window:
- a CDS encoding NAD+ synthase produces MKKLVIVGAQLNFLVGDIEGNTQLIIDAANQAYQESKADLILFPELSITSYPPEDLLFRPALYRRVHQALQTIADKVKNTTVVVGYPDFIDNKCYNKAAVITDGKIVATYAKHELPNYRVFDEKRYFAAGDQPCVIEIKGVKIGILICEDLWLENPIKQSVAAGAQLIACINASPFAQDKSHHRRDLLTKRTKRYHIPIVYLNLVGGQDELVFDGGSLVFNQHGELIQQGSYLKEELITVEFDIDDNLTILTKTPLPPEPLDEEKIYNVLVLGVRDYINKNNFPGAVIGLSGGVDSALTLAIAVDAIGSERVSGVLMPSPFTSTMSIEDAEGEAKALNVRTSTINIQPIFEAFIRSLESEFTGLGKDVTEENLQARIRGTLLMAISNKKDAIVLTTGNKSEMAVGYATLYGDMAGGFGVLKDVYKTMVYRLCRYRNTISRVIPERVLERPPSAELAPDQKDQDVLPPYHILDEILERYIAKDEDPTAIAAGGFDVEMVKKVVRMINRNEYKRRQAPIGIRITERAFGKDRRYPITSGFAKDV; encoded by the coding sequence ATGAAAAAACTCGTTATTGTAGGAGCGCAGCTCAATTTCTTAGTGGGTGATATCGAAGGGAACACTCAATTAATTATTGATGCCGCCAATCAGGCTTACCAAGAAAGTAAAGCCGATTTAATCCTTTTTCCCGAACTATCCATTACCAGTTATCCGCCCGAAGATCTCCTCTTTCGCCCCGCCCTTTATCGTCGAGTTCATCAGGCGTTACAAACCATTGCCGATAAAGTTAAAAATACCACTGTAGTGGTCGGTTATCCTGATTTTATTGATAATAAATGTTATAACAAAGCCGCCGTTATTACGGATGGCAAAATTGTGGCGACTTACGCTAAACACGAACTTCCCAATTACCGTGTTTTCGATGAAAAACGTTATTTTGCCGCTGGCGATCAACCGTGCGTCATTGAAATTAAAGGAGTTAAAATCGGAATTTTAATTTGCGAAGATTTATGGCTTGAAAATCCAATCAAACAATCCGTTGCCGCTGGTGCGCAATTAATTGCGTGTATTAATGCCTCCCCTTTTGCTCAAGATAAATCTCACCATCGCCGCGATCTCTTAACTAAACGAACCAAACGATATCACATACCCATTGTGTATCTAAACTTAGTGGGAGGACAAGACGAATTAGTTTTTGACGGCGGCTCACTGGTGTTTAACCAACACGGTGAATTAATTCAACAAGGGTCTTATCTCAAAGAGGAATTAATCACTGTTGAATTTGATATCGACGATAATTTAACTATTTTAACGAAAACCCCGCTGCCTCCAGAACCTTTAGATGAAGAAAAAATTTATAACGTATTAGTATTAGGCGTTCGCGATTATATTAATAAAAATAATTTCCCTGGCGCCGTTATTGGCTTATCAGGTGGTGTAGATTCGGCTTTGACATTGGCCATTGCAGTGGATGCTATTGGCTCTGAACGGGTCAGTGGTGTTTTAATGCCTTCCCCTTTTACATCCACCATGAGCATTGAAGACGCGGAGGGGGAAGCAAAAGCGCTCAATGTGCGCACCTCGACCATCAACATTCAACCTATTTTTGAAGCCTTTATTAGAAGTTTAGAATCGGAATTTACGGGTTTGGGAAAAGATGTCACTGAAGAAAATTTACAAGCGCGTATTCGCGGCACTTTATTAATGGCTATTTCAAATAAAAAAGACGCTATCGTATTAACGACAGGAAATAAAAGCGAAATGGCGGTTGGCTATGCGACTTTATATGGCGATATGGCCGGCGGTTTTGGCGTTTTAAAAGATGTGTATAAAACGATGGTCTATCGTTTGTGTCGATATCGCAATACAATTTCGCGAGTCATTCCAGAACGTGTCTTAGAAAGACCCCCTTCCGCCGAGTTAGCGCCCGATCAAAAGGATCAAGATGTATTGCCTCCTTATCATATTTTGGATGAAATACTGGAGCGTTATATTGCTAAAGATGAAGACCCCACTGCCATTGCGGCGGGGGGTTTTGACGTTGAAATGGTAAAAAAAGTCGTTCGAATGATTAATCGTAATGAATACAAACGACGTCAAGCACCTATTGGGATACGGATTACCGAGCGTGCGTTCGGGAAAGATAGGCGATATCCCATTACTTCTGGCTTTGCTAAAGATGTTTAA
- a CDS encoding Mth938-like domain-containing protein, which yields MLLTEDSGIGNYHINAYGPDSVTVNKVTYTSSLLVSPYRLVPEWGPRSLDELGSEHIEAILALEPEIVILGTGHNFKWPSKTQLAPFHQRRIGVECMDTGAACRTYTALMSEGRKVVAALLIG from the coding sequence ATGTTATTGACTGAAGATTCAGGGATTGGTAATTATCATATTAACGCCTATGGACCTGATTCGGTGACTGTTAATAAGGTCACTTACACAAGTAGTCTGCTCGTTTCTCCTTACCGGCTAGTTCCAGAATGGGGCCCGCGGTCGCTGGATGAATTAGGCAGTGAACATATTGAGGCAATCTTGGCTTTGGAGCCGGAAATCGTTATCCTTGGCACCGGCCACAATTTTAAATGGCCTTCTAAAACACAACTAGCACCATTTCATCAACGCCGTATTGGTGTGGAATGTATGGACACAGGCGCGGCCTGTCGAACTTATACAGCGCTAATGTCCGAAGGCCGCAAAGTGGTTGCGGCATTATTAATAGGTTAA
- the rpsF gene encoding 30S ribosomal protein S6 translates to MRHYEIVILVHPDQSSQVPAMVERYQSMIKEKDGKVHRLEDWGRRQLAYSIDKVHKAHYLLMNIESDQGVISELENAFRYNDAVIRSLILKRDHAITKSSLIMQGAEKGKSSRKEKVAAEAEASEEA, encoded by the coding sequence ATGCGACATTATGAAATTGTCATATTAGTCCACCCTGACCAGAGCAGTCAGGTGCCGGCAATGGTAGAGCGTTACCAGTCGATGATTAAAGAGAAGGACGGAAAAGTCCACCGTTTGGAAGACTGGGGGCGTCGGCAATTAGCTTATTCCATCGATAAAGTTCACAAAGCCCACTATTTATTGATGAATATTGAATCAGATCAGGGTGTTATCAGCGAGCTTGAAAACGCCTTTCGTTACAACGATGCCGTTATCCGTAGTTTGATTTTAAAGCGTGACCATGCCATTACGAAATCTTCCCTTATCATGCAAGGGGCTGAGAAGGGTAAAAGTTCGCGTAAAGAAAAAGTGGCTGCTGAAGCAGAAGCATCCGAAGAAGCTTAA
- the rpsR gene encoding 30S ribosomal protein S18 has product MSFRRKKFCAFDAKNLQEIDYKDVNTLKDYIMESGRVVPSRITGTCAKHQRQISRAIKLARYLALLPYCDTHQ; this is encoded by the coding sequence ATGTCATTTCGTCGTAAAAAATTCTGTGCATTTGATGCAAAAAATCTCCAAGAGATTGATTACAAAGACGTCAACACCTTGAAAGATTACATCATGGAATCGGGGCGAGTCGTCCCGAGCCGGATTACCGGCACCTGCGCTAAACATCAACGTCAAATATCTCGCGCTATTAAGCTTGCGCGTTATCTGGCGTTATTGCCCTATTGTGACACGCATCAGTAA
- the rplI gene encoding 50S ribosomal protein L9 translates to MKLILQEKVANLGNIGDQVVVKPGYARNFLLPLGKAVPATPEHIAEFEKQRAELEKAAAELLAKAKARAKKLEDKSFKITANASDEGRLFGSIGPREIAQAITEAGIEIEKREVDLSQGPIRQVGEYEVPLRLHTDVSVNVKIEVAPENSNS, encoded by the coding sequence ATGAAACTTATTTTACAAGAAAAAGTAGCCAATTTAGGGAACATTGGCGACCAGGTGGTTGTAAAACCGGGCTACGCGCGCAACTTTTTACTCCCGCTTGGGAAAGCCGTGCCAGCTACACCTGAACATATTGCTGAATTTGAAAAACAGCGCGCTGAGTTAGAAAAAGCGGCTGCTGAGTTATTAGCAAAAGCAAAAGCGCGCGCCAAGAAGTTGGAAGATAAATCTTTCAAAATTACCGCGAATGCGAGTGACGAAGGCCGGCTTTTTGGTTCTATAGGTCCGCGTGAAATTGCGCAGGCTATTACAGAAGCGGGCATAGAGATAGAAAAGCGCGAAGTCGATTTAAGCCAAGGACCGATCCGTCAGGTAGGCGAATACGAAGTGCCTCTTCGTTTGCATACGGATGTTTCGGTGAATGTGAAAATCGAAGTCGCGCCAGAAAACTCCAATTCATAG